From the Paenibacillus sp. MMS20-IR301 genome, the window CATGTCAGCAGAACAAACGAAGTATTGAACAGGAAACCGCTGGCTCCCGGCAAAGAAGCGCCTGCCCCGCGAAACAGAACGGCGAGAATAACCGGGAAGACCAGCATAATGGAGAGCGCATAATTACGCGAGAACTCCTTATAATCCTTCACAAATATCGCCAGGGAACGTTTGTATGAGATATTCATAGCAGCTCACTTCCTGTCATTTTAATGAAAATATCCCCTAGACTCGGCTCTTTGGTTGCTAACCGGTCAATCAATCCCTGCCTCATCCAGTCGGCGATCTGCTCACCTGTCTTCTCACCGACCGGAAGCTCGTAAGCTTCCCCGCCAGTTAACTCAACCGAAACTACGTTCTCCCGGTGCTGCCGTTTAAGCTCCTTCGGTGAACCGATGGCCTGAATCCTTCCCTGATACAGAATCGCAACACGGCTGCACAATAATTCGGCCTCAGCCATATCATGCGTGGTCAGAAAAATCGTTGTCCCTTGCTCATTTAAATAGCGTAAGCCTTTATAAATATGTATGGAGTTCACCGGGTCGAGGGCAGAAGTAGGTTCATCCAGGAATAACAGCTCCGGTTTGTGAATGATTGCACAGGCCAGCAGCACACGCTGACGCATTCCTTTGGATAAGAGCTTGACCTTCTTTTTACGTTCTCCGCTCAAATTTACAAACTGCAGCACCTGATCGACTGAAGATTTGGGAAGATCATATAGTTTACGGTACAGCTGCAGATTCTCTTCAATGGATAAGCGCTCGTACAGGCCGCTGTTGTCTGTTAAAATACCGAAACGCATCTTCTGCGCAGACTTCTGCATCATCTCCGCCGGCTCATTAAATACATGGACCTGTCCGCTGGTCGGATTTAACTGTGCGGTAAGAAGCTTGATTAAGGTTGTTTTTCCGGCACCGCTTGGACCAAGGAACCCGAAGATTTCACCCTTTGGAATGGAAAAGGAGACATCTTCCAGAGCATCCTTGCTGCCGAATTGCTTGCGGATCCGGTTTACTTCGATAACATCCATACATTTCACTTCCTTAACGTTGATGACAATAAGATATACAAATTGTGTATTTCCTGCCATCAAAACCGGCCGAAATGTAGCTGTCCCCCCCTGAATGGTACCACTCCCCGCCAAGCTGACCCTATTTCCCCGGAAATTAAATGTTCAAAAGCGCCTTTAATTCCTGCAATTTGGACCGGGATAACGGAACCACGGAATCTTGGCCTGTATGCAGCCGCAGGCTGTAGCTGTTCTTCGTCCATGTAATGATCTCTCTTACCTTCTGCAGGTTCACAATGTAGGAACGGTGACAGCGGAAGAAGCCGAAATTCAGCAAACGGTGCTCAAGCTCAGTTAACGTAAGCGCGCAGTCATAATTCTCCCCGCCCACATGAACAAGGATGCAGCCCTCTACACTTTCTATAAAATCAATTTCCGGCGGATTAAATAGAATCACTTTGTCATTCCTTCTGGTAGAAATCTTCTGCAGGGTTATATTCGCCTCATCCGGCTTCAGCATCTCCGGCTTCCCCTCTTCGGCGTCCTGAATATCGAGCGGATGAAGTCCGGACTCGTTCAACCGGTATATCACATCACAGGAAATAAGGGCATCCTCTAAATTTGAAGTTAGAATTAAGATTTGCTTGTCCTTCGACAGTTCCTCCAGAATCCGTTTGAAATGGCGGCGCTCCTGTTCCTCCAGATAGAAGTAGGGCTCCTCCAGTACAAGTAAAGGCTGATGCGCAAAAAAGACACGCAGCAAGGTTACATATACCTTTTTGGATGAGCTTAAGTTTTTAATCTTAATCTTCCGTTCTTCCTTGAGAGCGAAATATTCCATCAGCGGCCCGATGCGTTCGCTCCTCTCCGAAACTCTGAGCAGGAAGATCATCAGCTCCTCCACGGTTAACTGCAGATATTCGTTCTGCCCGGCCTGAAGCACATAATACCGGGTATGATCCCCTAATTGGCTCAACAGGAGCTTCTTTCGCTTCACGTCTGTTATGATGCTGGTCGCCTCGTTTAATGCCGGACTAAGGTCAATCTCCGGCAGCATTACTTTCCCGTCAGCATAGATGGGTTGAAATTTCATGCGATCCTCCTGATCATTTGCGCCATAGGGTTCAGCGGCTCTCCCCCGGGGCAGCGGCCAGAATCCTGCCGGCAAACATTATCATCTGCGCTTGCTCCGTCTCTGTCAGCCCTGCCGTCAATGCTGTAATCTGCTGCTCGATCCGTTCACCGGCCTCATGAATAATCTGCCACCCTGCAGAAGTCGCCTTAACATTGAAACCCCGCTTATCTGTCTCAGATACCGTCCGCTCCACCAGTCCGCGGCGCTGGGCACGGTCGACCAGTCCGGTAATGCTGGATTTGTCGAGGCCCAGATGCCGGGCCAGCTGCAGCATGCTTGGCTCACGGTCACGCAGGATGCCAAGCAGCCGGATCTGAATAATGGAGAGATCATGCTCAGCGCCAATTCTCCCAAGGATGTTCTGAATCAGGAAGGAGACCTGCACCAGGCTGTCGACAATTGTAAGATCGTCCAGGTTATCTAAAGGTTTACCGTAATTAATCATTTGGATCACTCACTCCGGTCTTTACCAGTTTTATGTACCAGCGTGTTTGCCGCCGGCTGCCTTACATATTGTACCACAATATTTGTTGACTTTGTACGCGGAACAAACTATATTGTTTGTATTACAAACTTTTTAGTTTGTTCCACAAACAAATTTATGCCACTTGTGGCACATGGAGGCTAATCTTATGCACGCTGCTGTTGTACATTCATTTCATTCTGCTCCGAAATATGAGACTTTCGCTGCACCCCAGCCGTCAGGACAACACGAAGCTCTTGTCGAAGTGCTTGCTGCCGGACTGCATCTCCGCGTACGCGCCCAGGCGGACGGCTCGCACTATACCAGCACGGATGAGCTGCCGCTGATCCCCGGAATCGACGGGGTGGGCCGGCTGCCGGACGGCCGGCGGGTCTATTTCGTGGCCACCGATACTGCGCTGGGATCCTTTGCTGACCAAACCGTGATTGACCTGCGGCGCAGCGTGCCTATACCCGCACACGCCGATCCGGTGCTCATCGCCGCCGCAATGAACCCCGCTATGTCGTCCTGGGTGACCCTCCGCCGCAGAATCCAGGTTCAGCCCGGGTTCAAAGTGCTGGTGCTCGGCGCAACCGGCAGTTCCGGGCAAATGGCCGTCCAGATTGCCAAGCTGCTAGGCGGGAGCCAGGTCATTGCTGCCGGCCGCGACCCGGAGCGCCTCGAAGCGCTCCGCCGGCTTGGCGCCGATGCCACCGTATCACTTGCCGGTGACCCGGAAGAAGCAGCCCGGCGGCTTGGGGAGGCTGCGGCCGAAGTGGACATCGTGCTTGATTATCTGTGGGGCCAGCCCGCAGAGCTGGGCATGCTTCCGCTGCTGACCCGCCGCCCGGACCGCAGCCGGCTGCTGACCTGGATTCAGATCGGCTCCGTTGCCGGAGCCAATGCCAGCATTCCTTCCGCTGCGCTCCGTTCGGCCAACTTTCAGCTCATCGGCAGCGGCCAGGGCTCCATCACCCCCGCCGGATACTTAGCTGAGTTCCCGGCACTGATCGATCTGATCGCCAGCGGCAAGCTTATCCTGCAGCCGGCAGTCCATCCGCTGTCCAGTATTGAGGAGGTATGGAACACTCCTGAAGATAACCGGCAACGGATTGTATTCGTGCCTTCGCTCTAAATTCCTTGCACATAAGTAAAGGCAGACCCGGCGGCCATTTGCGGCTGTGCGGGTCTGCCTTCTTTTCATATTAATACTTTATTCTTCTGCCGCAACATCCGGACGGTCCGGCAGCTGCTCCAGATAGCTGTTAGACAAGCTCAGCAGCCGCTGCACGGCATTAAACTGCGCTTCGGTAGAACCTCCAGCGATAATCGAATTATCTGTTCTGCTGTAATTCGTCCCGTCCGCATAAGCTTCTCCAGTCACATAAACACTTGAGTCATTAATGAAGGAGCCTGTCGGCAGGAAATGCCGGACCGGAAGAAGATTCGTCTGCTGGTTGAGCAGATCCTCCCCGAAATGCAGCTGCTGCTCCACAGATACGCCCAGCAGATTGGCTACTGTCGGCAGAATATCGACCTGCCCGCCGGCTTGCCCGATGACCGCAGGCAGCTCTCCCGAAGGCGAATGGACAATGAACGGTATATTGAACAGGTCTGCATAGCCGTATTCATGACCGATCAGCTCCTTAAGCCCAGTCTTCTCGTCATCACCAAGCGTGTAAAGCGGAACCCCCTGATGATCACCGTAAAAGACAACCAGGCTGTCATCCCATACCCCGCTGGCCTTCAGCTCCTCCAGAAATTGTCCCATCGCATAATCAGCATAATTCTGGGCCCGGATATAATTACCCAGCAGGGTTCCTTCGTATTGTTCGGGCAGCGTCATTTGGTATTTCTCCTCAGGTATGCGGAACGGATGATGGGCACTCATGGAGATTACCATCGCATAGAACGGTTCTTCCCTTTCATCCAGCGCAGCCAGCTCCGGTACAGTCTTCGCAAACAGCACTTCATCCGAGGAGCCAAAAGCAATATGGTCATCGTCACCATAGAAGCTCTGGTCATAATATTTATCAAACCCGATCGCCTGATAAAGCGCCTTACGGTTCCAGAAATCGGCGCTGTTCGTATGGAATGTATACGTTGCATAACCGTTTGCTTTCAGCAGCCCGGGCAGGCTGGGCAAGGATTTGTTCATATAACCGGAAGACGTAGCTGGCTCGTTCTTAGGCACATAGAAGGAAGTATTGACCACAAATTCAGCATCTGAGGTAGTCCCCTGGCCCGCATTGGTATAAAAGTGATTGAAATACGTATTCTCCCGTGCCAGCTTGTTAATATTCGGAGTAATCTCCTGCCCGTCTATGGTCAGCCCGATCAGGAAATTCTGGAACGATTCCATCTGGACCATAATCAGATTCTTGCCCCGGTCAGCCGCGAAATATTGCGGGGATCCGGGTACAGTAATACCTTTTAAATCATTAACCGCACTTTGTGTAATCTCTTTGCTGTCGATAAGCTCTTCCTTCTCCGTTGTATCGGCAAATAAGGTGTACACCTCATAATTGAGGATACCCATACTCTCCGCCTTCTTAGTCTCATTCATGCTCGCATGATTCGGCCAGACATTGAAGATGCACAGCCCGAAGGAGACAGCAGTAATCACACTCAGCACCGGACGGCTGATCCGCACCGCACCTCTTTGCTTCCAGAGCGAAATATATTTTGGACGGAACATCAGGAACAGGAAGAACACCACATCTACGAAAATGAACAGATAATACGGCGTAATAAGCGAATACGTGCTCTCCCCGACCTTGGTCACTTTATCCGCCTGCTGCAGGGCGTGGTATGTAGCGATGACACCATAATATTTGTAATACATCAGTACAGCGAAATAGATCAGCGTAATGAACAGGTTCGCCACCATATAGTACAGAATCTTCCGCTTACTGGCCAGCCATTCAATCAGACTGAATACAATGAGGAAGAACGGGATCTCTGTGAGCAGTGTTCCCCAGTTAGGCCCGTCATTGAAGACAACATACCAGGCCACCGCACTTTTCAGCAGCAGGACGAAGGTAAACAGTAGTATAGGTTTATTGCGGATGTCAAAATGTTGTTTCATCTTTTGTCTCGATCTCCTTATTCCCGGTTTCCAGTTGCTTTTTGCTGATGATGCTGCAGATTCTAACGGCTAAAACGCTGATCCAGCTGTAACTATCGCTGTTTCAGAAAATAAACAACCCTTTTCAATCATATGCAGGAAAAAAGCATTTTGCCCCTGTAATTCCGACTTCTGAATTAAAACATATATTAGGTAGGTTATCAACCTAATTTATTTGTAAACAGACGGCTGCCGAGTGGCGGTCCAGGTTATATGCCCTATAGTAGTCATAATAAAAAAAGCGCGCCAGGCAGAGACTTCCGTCCCATGCACCAGGCGCGCGGTAATAATAGCGTACTTACTCTTTTATATAGTTGTTTTAACTTGCGCCATGCAAGCCCTCTCCCGCGGTCAGGAGGTATAATTCTGCCCGAGGCCCAGGCTGCTGAGCAGCTGTCTGTAGGCAATCGATGTGCGGTCTGCCGGGATATGGGCTTCCGCCTGCAGATCGAGCGGTAAATCCTCCGGCGTCTGTGATTCCACCATCTCCGCATCCTCCTGGAAGACCTGCAGATTGAACTTAATCGTATCTTCCACAGGAGCACTCTTGTCAAAGTTGCGTGAAATCGGGCAGAACAGTCTGGTATAACGTGCGGATACCGGGGAGGCGCAGTTCAGAATCTTCAATCTGCCCTCATCCGGAAAATAAACAGTCAGCATCGCTGCAAACGGAGCGAATACGCGGAATTCACGCAGCCACTCGAAGCCTTCCGGCGCAGGATTCTCTTGTCCTTTACCATAATTGCTGACCGTGCTCCAATATTCAGCCACCAGCTCCGTCTCCCCTTCCCGCCAGACTTTGTATTGCGGAACCTCTGTATTATTACGGTCCCCGAAGGTTGCCGTATGCACGTAAGCGAAATGGGACACATCCAGGAAGCCTTCCATCTGCCGCCCGGAGGAGCCGGCGATATCGAAGCTCGGAATAAGAATATTGATGTAATCGGGATCATCCCAGGCCGGGAAGGCCGGAATCTGCTCCGGCGCACCGCCGAGGCAGGTCCAGATCAGACCATAGCGCTCCACTGCGGGGTAGACGATCAATTTCAGCTTAGGCGAGATTTTGGATTTGGGATGAGCGGGAACAGCCGTACACTTCCCTTCGCAGTTATAGCGAAAGCCGTGATACGGGCACACAATTTCGCCGTTCTCAACCCAGCCTTTACTTAAGGGGGCACCGCGGTGGAAGCATAAATCCCGGGCAATGACCACCTTCCCCTCACTGCGGTACAAGACCAGCTTCATATCCAGCAGCTTGACCGCAACCGGGTCATCTTGAATCTCATCTGCCGCCGCAACCGGGTACCAGTACTGGGCCAGAATCCGCCAGTCTTCAGGCGAGAAGGTGCAGTCACGCGGCAGCTCAAGCTCAGCTGGTTTTCTTTTCTCCTCTATCATGGCCGCTCCACCTCGCAATTTGTATAGAAATATAATTTCATTAAGCAGATGTTAGAATATATAACTTATTGTGTGTATTTTATACTCGTTTTGTGATAAAAATCAATTACAATTTATGATTATTTGTTTAACCGCCCAAATCAGGCCTGTGAATGTTATGCATTATGACATAAAAGGCATTCCACTCTACAATTCAGGCTGGAATTCTTCTGGTGCGGATTCAAGTAATTTTCAATTTTTATAGTTTCAAAAAATAACTTGCTTTATTTAAGTTATAAGCTATAATAAAAGTCATAAGAGCCGCTTCAAAAAACTGTAAACCAAATTCGAGGAGGAATTACAATGTCAACTTTAAACATCGGAATTATTCTGGGAAGTACCCGCCAAGGTCGCGTAAGCCCGCAGGTAGGCGAATGGGTGAAAGGTATTGCTGATGCCCGTGGAGATGCCAACTATGAAATCGTTGATATTGCCGACTTCAAGCTGCCGCTGCTAGGGGAAAGCAACAGCTATGCTGAAGCACAGGCTTGGGCTGCCAAGCTGGCTACACTGGACGGATTCGTATTTATTGTACAGGAATATAATCACAGCCTGACCGGAGCACTCAAGAACGCCCTTGATTCTGCCCGTGAAGAATGGAACAACAAAGCTGCCGGTATTGTCAGCTACGGTTCAGCCGGAGGCGTCCGGGCCGCTGAACATCTGCGCGGAATCCTCGGCGAGCTGTCTGTGGCCGATGTGAGAGTACATCCGCTGCTCTCGCTGTTCACAGATTTCGAGAACGGCTCGGTGTTCAAGCCAGCCGATCTGCATATCGCTAACGTTAATGCGATGCTGGATCAGGTTCTGGCCTGGAGCGGTGCACTTAAGACTTTGCGCCAATAAACTGTAAATATAAACAGGGGCATCCCGAGGCAGCAATGTAACAGCTGCCTCAGGATGCCCCTGATTTGTGTTGCCGGAGTATGTATTCAGAGCACGCTACTGTGACAGCAGCCTGCGGATCAGCTCTCTGCGGCTGGACACGCCCGCTTTGGCAAAGATGGACTTCAGGTGATCCTGTACTGTATACGGTGAAATATGAAGTGATTCTGCCAGCTCTTTGGTGGATAATCCGAGCGACAGCATCCCGGCCAGCTCCCTCTCACGGGCGGTTAAGGCAAAGGCATCTGCCAGCAGGCGGAAGATATCCGAAGGCCGTGTACTGGTAAAAGAAACCGCCAGCGCAGCATCCGGACCGTCAAGCCTGCTGGCTGTTACGGTCAGATAAGCCCCATCCCCCGTGAGCAGGCAGACCTTCGCCCGTGAAGCCGGGCCAGCGTCGTCAGCCAGGCCAGCCCGCACCTGTTCCCCGGCCAATACCCGCAGGGCAACGGCACGGACCGGTCCCGGCAGGCTTCCCGCCTCCAGCCGTTCTGCCCTCCGCAGCTGCTCCAGCCAGTTATTCGCTGCAGTATTCGTACTCACCGGTATCAGCCGGTCATTCAGTACCATAATCCCGTTATCCTCCGGCTGACGTTCCATGGACCATACCTCTGCCGGCGGCGAAGAGGCATAATGTCTGAGCCCGTCAGCAATATACGGAGCAATGGAAGCTATTGCGGTACACTCCCCGGCCCCGAACAGGGGACTGCCGGATTGACGGAATAAGGTCAAGAAGCCCCAGCATACCCCTCCGGCCATAAGTGCCGCCCGCAGCTCATCACCGAACCCGGCCGGCTGCAGCACTTCACGGTAACGTTCACTTTGCTCCAGCTGCCCCCCAGTCACACCGCTTAAGCAGGCCACCGGAATTTCCGCCTGGATCAGCTGTTCATGCTTCATGTAATCCCCATGCAGATATTCATATTCAAACAATTCAGAGTGGACAGCCTCCAGTCCCTGCTCCGTCACCGCACCGGTAGTTAACAGCGTGTGCGGATCAACTGCTGTGCAGCAGGCAGCGGCAAACGGAATTACTGTCCGCAG encodes:
- a CDS encoding helix-turn-helix transcriptional regulator; protein product: MNEVMKAIIQLDPGRAGSAIDSQQYREAVITKLRTVIPFAAACCTAVDPHTLLTTGAVTEQGLEAVHSELFEYEYLHGDYMKHEQLIQAEIPVACLSGVTGGQLEQSERYREVLQPAGFGDELRAALMAGGVCWGFLTLFRQSGSPLFGAGECTAIASIAPYIADGLRHYASSPPAEVWSMERQPEDNGIMVLNDRLIPVSTNTAANNWLEQLRRAERLEAGSLPGPVRAVALRVLAGEQVRAGLADDAGPASRAKVCLLTGDGAYLTVTASRLDGPDAALAVSFTSTRPSDIFRLLADAFALTARERELAGMLSLGLSTKELAESLHISPYTVQDHLKSIFAKAGVSSRRELIRRLLSQ
- a CDS encoding aromatic ring-hydroxylating dioxygenase subunit alpha encodes the protein MIEEKRKPAELELPRDCTFSPEDWRILAQYWYPVAAADEIQDDPVAVKLLDMKLVLYRSEGKVVIARDLCFHRGAPLSKGWVENGEIVCPYHGFRYNCEGKCTAVPAHPKSKISPKLKLIVYPAVERYGLIWTCLGGAPEQIPAFPAWDDPDYINILIPSFDIAGSSGRQMEGFLDVSHFAYVHTATFGDRNNTEVPQYKVWREGETELVAEYWSTVSNYGKGQENPAPEGFEWLREFRVFAPFAAMLTVYFPDEGRLKILNCASPVSARYTRLFCPISRNFDKSAPVEDTIKFNLQVFQEDAEMVESQTPEDLPLDLQAEAHIPADRTSIAYRQLLSSLGLGQNYTS
- a CDS encoding MarR family transcriptional regulator: MINYGKPLDNLDDLTIVDSLVQVSFLIQNILGRIGAEHDLSIIQIRLLGILRDREPSMLQLARHLGLDKSSITGLVDRAQRRGLVERTVSETDKRGFNVKATSAGWQIIHEAGERIEQQITALTAGLTETEQAQMIMFAGRILAAAPGESR
- a CDS encoding zinc-binding alcohol dehydrogenase family protein, which codes for MHAAVVHSFHSAPKYETFAAPQPSGQHEALVEVLAAGLHLRVRAQADGSHYTSTDELPLIPGIDGVGRLPDGRRVYFVATDTALGSFADQTVIDLRRSVPIPAHADPVLIAAAMNPAMSSWVTLRRRIQVQPGFKVLVLGATGSSGQMAVQIAKLLGGSQVIAAGRDPERLEALRRLGADATVSLAGDPEEAARRLGEAAAEVDIVLDYLWGQPAELGMLPLLTRRPDRSRLLTWIQIGSVAGANASIPSAALRSANFQLIGSGQGSITPAGYLAEFPALIDLIASGKLILQPAVHPLSSIEEVWNTPEDNRQRIVFVPSL
- a CDS encoding LytTR family transcriptional regulator DNA-binding domain-containing protein, which translates into the protein MKFQPIYADGKVMLPEIDLSPALNEATSIITDVKRKKLLLSQLGDHTRYYVLQAGQNEYLQLTVEELMIFLLRVSERSERIGPLMEYFALKEERKIKIKNLSSSKKVYVTLLRVFFAHQPLLVLEEPYFYLEEQERRHFKRILEELSKDKQILILTSNLEDALISCDVIYRLNESGLHPLDIQDAEEGKPEMLKPDEANITLQKISTRRNDKVILFNPPEIDFIESVEGCILVHVGGENYDCALTLTELEHRLLNFGFFRCHRSYIVNLQKVREIITWTKNSYSLRLHTGQDSVVPLSRSKLQELKALLNI
- a CDS encoding LTA synthase family protein is translated as MKQHFDIRNKPILLFTFVLLLKSAVAWYVVFNDGPNWGTLLTEIPFFLIVFSLIEWLASKRKILYYMVANLFITLIYFAVLMYYKYYGVIATYHALQQADKVTKVGESTYSLITPYYLFIFVDVVFFLFLMFRPKYISLWKQRGAVRISRPVLSVITAVSFGLCIFNVWPNHASMNETKKAESMGILNYEVYTLFADTTEKEELIDSKEITQSAVNDLKGITVPGSPQYFAADRGKNLIMVQMESFQNFLIGLTIDGQEITPNINKLARENTYFNHFYTNAGQGTTSDAEFVVNTSFYVPKNEPATSSGYMNKSLPSLPGLLKANGYATYTFHTNSADFWNRKALYQAIGFDKYYDQSFYGDDDHIAFGSSDEVLFAKTVPELAALDEREEPFYAMVISMSAHHPFRIPEEKYQMTLPEQYEGTLLGNYIRAQNYADYAMGQFLEELKASGVWDDSLVVFYGDHQGVPLYTLGDDEKTGLKELIGHEYGYADLFNIPFIVHSPSGELPAVIGQAGGQVDILPTVANLLGVSVEQQLHFGEDLLNQQTNLLPVRHFLPTGSFINDSSVYVTGEAYADGTNYSRTDNSIIAGGSTEAQFNAVQRLLSLSNSYLEQLPDRPDVAAEE
- a CDS encoding ABC transporter ATP-binding protein, with the protein product MDVIEVNRIRKQFGSKDALEDVSFSIPKGEIFGFLGPSGAGKTTLIKLLTAQLNPTSGQVHVFNEPAEMMQKSAQKMRFGILTDNSGLYERLSIEENLQLYRKLYDLPKSSVDQVLQFVNLSGERKKKVKLLSKGMRQRVLLACAIIHKPELLFLDEPTSALDPVNSIHIYKGLRYLNEQGTTIFLTTHDMAEAELLCSRVAILYQGRIQAIGSPKELKRQHRENVVSVELTGGEAYELPVGEKTGEQIADWMRQGLIDRLATKEPSLGDIFIKMTGSELL
- a CDS encoding NADPH-dependent FMN reductase codes for the protein MSTLNIGIILGSTRQGRVSPQVGEWVKGIADARGDANYEIVDIADFKLPLLGESNSYAEAQAWAAKLATLDGFVFIVQEYNHSLTGALKNALDSAREEWNNKAAGIVSYGSAGGVRAAEHLRGILGELSVADVRVHPLLSLFTDFENGSVFKPADLHIANVNAMLDQVLAWSGALKTLRQ